A genomic window from Sulfurimonas paralvinellae includes:
- a CDS encoding DUF420 domain-containing protein, translating into MDYMFAPGFIGTRAPFFMDFVTLIVALLPIFVYGAILLARRRKYKLHAIAQNLIFIFSVIIIGYFEMGVRIGGGFDAFISGSGVSHTYASIVLGIHILIATVTLFYWVMIIVFGNREYRLKQLPGHASKAHKHLAVKTFVGIVLTSFSGIWVYLLLFVY; encoded by the coding sequence ATGGATTATATGTTTGCGCCGGGTTTTATCGGAACGAGAGCTCCGTTTTTCATGGATTTTGTAACATTGATAGTAGCATTGCTGCCCATTTTTGTCTATGGTGCGATTCTTTTAGCGCGTAGAAGAAAGTATAAACTGCATGCCATAGCACAGAATCTCATTTTTATTTTTTCTGTCATTATTATAGGCTATTTTGAAATGGGAGTGCGTATCGGCGGCGGATTTGATGCTTTTATCTCCGGAAGTGGTGTCTCTCATACCTACGCTTCTATTGTTTTAGGTATTCACATCCTCATTGCAACCGTTACCTTGTTTTATTGGGTTATGATAATTGTCTTTGGAAATCGGGAGTACAGGCTCAAACAGCTTCCCGGACATGCATCCAAAGCACATAAACATCTGGCTGTGAAAACTTTTGTCGGGATCGTCCTGACATCTTTTAGCGGTATTTGGGTATATTTGCTATTATTCGTATATTAA
- a CDS encoding DUF6115 domain-containing protein, whose product MNLENFTFNIEYVVVAMAAVILYLLYYVYTKDSDYSRNIRSVASVVEDLNRELFYLKRQLKETESSITKVPSHMSDDEIYQEIERSVYDMVQPLSMALKQIQNNIDSIEVEIESRIAQLESGVKQISMPASIHGNDDEKIISLYKQGISIDAISKELHISKPEVEFVLKINKIK is encoded by the coding sequence GTGAACCTAGAAAACTTTACTTTTAATATAGAATATGTCGTCGTTGCCATGGCAGCTGTTATCCTTTATCTGCTCTATTATGTCTATACGAAAGATTCGGATTACTCACGCAATATCCGTTCGGTCGCCTCAGTCGTAGAAGATCTTAACAGAGAACTTTTTTATCTTAAACGTCAACTCAAAGAGACGGAGTCATCAATTACAAAGGTACCTTCACATATGAGTGATGATGAGATATATCAGGAGATAGAACGCTCAGTCTATGACATGGTGCAGCCGCTCTCTATGGCTCTCAAACAGATACAGAACAACATAGACAGCATTGAAGTGGAGATAGAATCACGTATAGCACAGCTTGAAAGCGGCGTGAAGCAGATATCTATGCCTGCATCCATTCATGGAAATGACGATGAGAAGATCATCTCACTTTACAAACAGGGCATCTCTATTGATGCTATCTCAAAAGAACTGCATATTTCAAAACCTGAAGTTGAATTTGTACTCAAAATAAATAAGATCAAGTAG
- the aguB gene encoding N-carbamoylputrescine amidase: MAIICWKLQAEDRELREVKAAAVQMSMSEDKAANVAKAKRLVREAAANGANIILLPELFEGLYFCKDMDEKYFSWASPLKDNRLIKQFSELSRELGVVLLVSYFEKADDGYFNSLVVIDSDGSVMDNYRKTHIPDGPGYEEKFYFKPGNTGFRVYDTAYGKIGVGICWDQWFCETARALTLQGAEIIFYPTAIGSEPEIGLDSKEHWQRVQMGHAATNTVPVVVANRIGREAGESCELTFYGSSFITDYTGKKIAEASRDKEEIIYALFDLDENAKQREYWGLLRDRRPEMYGKVVVVT; the protein is encoded by the coding sequence TTGGCTATCATTTGTTGGAAGTTACAGGCAGAGGATAGAGAGTTGCGTGAGGTAAAAGCAGCCGCTGTGCAGATGAGCATGAGCGAAGATAAAGCAGCCAATGTCGCAAAAGCCAAACGCCTTGTGCGTGAGGCAGCGGCAAATGGTGCGAACATCATACTTTTACCCGAGCTCTTTGAGGGGCTTTACTTCTGTAAAGATATGGATGAGAAGTACTTTTCGTGGGCTTCTCCTCTTAAAGATAACAGACTTATAAAACAATTCAGTGAGCTCTCACGTGAGCTTGGTGTTGTTTTATTAGTCTCTTACTTTGAAAAAGCGGATGATGGCTACTTTAACTCTTTGGTGGTTATTGACAGTGACGGCAGTGTGATGGATAATTACCGTAAAACACACATTCCAGACGGTCCGGGATATGAAGAGAAGTTTTACTTCAAACCCGGCAATACCGGCTTTAGAGTTTATGACACAGCCTATGGAAAGATAGGTGTGGGCATCTGCTGGGATCAATGGTTTTGCGAAACGGCGCGGGCATTGACACTGCAAGGTGCAGAGATCATCTTCTATCCGACGGCCATTGGCAGTGAGCCTGAGATAGGACTTGATTCAAAAGAGCACTGGCAGCGCGTACAGATGGGACACGCCGCGACAAATACAGTGCCGGTGGTCGTGGCAAATCGCATAGGACGCGAAGCAGGCGAGAGCTGTGAGCTTACTTTTTACGGTTCAAGCTTCATTACCGACTACACAGGCAAGAAGATAGCCGAAGCCTCACGCGATAAAGAGGAGATTATCTACGCTCTGTTTGACTTGGATGAGAACGCCAAACAAAGAGAATACTGGGGACTTCTGCGTGACAGACGACCTGAAATGTATGGTAAAGTTGTAGTTGTCACCTGA
- the murG gene encoding undecaprenyldiphospho-muramoylpentapeptide beta-N-acetylglucosaminyltransferase encodes MKLCVTGGGTGGHLMIAQALVEAAVADGHEVIFIGSRNGQDRKYFEKNSPFSHTYFLDTTGIVNQKGLGKLKALYKVFKAFLRARRVLKEHKIQATYSVGGFSAAPASFASLSLFIPLFIHEQNAVEGRLNRLLKPYAKSFISAYDPNSPIKGYPVKEIFYKTAHLREELRTIIFLGGSHGAKAINDLALSVAWKLKKRGIGIIHQAGEADYERVKAEYEKLDVEVELYAFTKELPELINRADMAVSRSGASTLWELTTNGCPALFVPYPYAAGDHQYYNAEFIVKNGMGWCEREGEGLKAKLLQIIKDPELKQKSEKLLAYAQKDVAYKMIKDVEAKIK; translated from the coding sequence ATGAAATTATGTGTAACAGGCGGTGGAACTGGCGGGCATTTGATGATAGCTCAGGCACTTGTTGAAGCTGCTGTAGCTGATGGGCATGAAGTTATCTTCATAGGCTCACGCAATGGGCAGGATAGAAAATATTTTGAGAAGAATTCTCCTTTTTCACATACCTATTTTTTAGATACGACAGGCATTGTCAATCAAAAAGGTCTCGGAAAACTCAAAGCACTCTATAAGGTTTTCAAAGCATTCCTTCGTGCACGCAGAGTGCTTAAAGAACACAAGATTCAAGCGACCTACAGTGTCGGCGGCTTCTCAGCCGCACCGGCTTCTTTCGCTTCACTTTCGCTCTTTATTCCGCTCTTTATTCATGAACAAAATGCAGTTGAGGGACGTCTCAACAGACTCTTAAAACCATATGCCAAGAGTTTTATTTCTGCGTATGATCCTAATTCCCCAATTAAAGGTTATCCTGTCAAGGAGATCTTTTATAAAACAGCGCATCTGCGTGAGGAGCTGAGAACTATCATCTTTCTTGGTGGTTCTCACGGGGCGAAGGCCATTAATGACCTTGCACTAAGCGTTGCATGGAAGCTGAAAAAAAGAGGCATCGGCATTATTCATCAAGCTGGGGAAGCTGACTATGAACGGGTAAAGGCTGAGTATGAAAAACTCGATGTTGAAGTAGAGCTATATGCCTTTACAAAAGAGCTGCCGGAACTTATAAACAGAGCCGATATGGCAGTCTCACGCAGCGGTGCTTCAACATTATGGGAACTTACCACAAACGGCTGTCCGGCACTTTTTGTTCCCTATCCGTATGCTGCAGGCGATCATCAATACTACAACGCAGAGTTCATTGTTAAAAATGGGATGGGATGGTGCGAGCGCGAGGGCGAGGGCTTGAAAGCAAAACTATTGCAGATCATCAAAGATCCCGAGCTTAAACAAAAGAGTGAAAAACTTTTGGCATATGCACAAAAAGATGTAGCGTATAAGATGATAAAAGATGTCGAAGCGAAGATCAAATGA
- the bcp gene encoding thioredoxin-dependent thiol peroxidase translates to MIEVGQKAPDFCLPNQDDVEICLRDLKGKWIVLYFYPRDNTPGCTTEACEFTEAAPDFSSLDAIILGVSADSTKKHRNFIEKHDLGITLLSDESTDMMQQYGVWQLKKNYGKEYMGIVRSTFIIDPEGIVRAKWDKVRVKGHVEAVKEKLAELKQA, encoded by the coding sequence ATGATAGAAGTTGGTCAAAAGGCACCGGATTTTTGTCTGCCGAATCAAGATGATGTAGAGATATGTCTGCGTGACTTAAAAGGAAAGTGGATAGTGCTTTATTTTTATCCGCGAGACAATACTCCTGGATGTACGACAGAAGCGTGTGAGTTTACAGAAGCAGCGCCGGATTTCTCATCACTCGATGCGATTATTTTAGGTGTGAGTGCAGACTCGACGAAGAAACATAGAAATTTCATTGAAAAACATGATCTCGGCATTACGCTTTTAAGTGATGAAAGTACAGATATGATGCAGCAGTACGGTGTTTGGCAGTTGAAGAAAAATTACGGTAAAGAGTATATGGGCATTGTTCGTTCAACGTTCATAATAGACCCTGAAGGTATTGTTCGTGCCAAATGGGACAAGGTTCGTGTAAAAGGTCATGTTGAAGCTGTTAAAGAAAAGCTTGCCGAATTAAAGCAAGCATAG
- a CDS encoding FIST N-terminal domain-containing protein — protein MKQYNYIYDTQDAFQNFLQERSIKNEGRNILIQMFTSEHSLEDAVKIAEEITTVLPHAAIIGASTAGEIISGKILEKSTVLSISVFEKTSIELFSASAEDSYKLGLLLSKQIFNAKTKCVITFVDGLQHNGQEYLQGLNAMNYNNAVIAGGMAADMLHFEKTYTICGTKVSRGCAVCVALSGEELEVLQDYNLGWRAVGPIFTITKSDGARVYEINNRPVKDLYKEVLGSFAVENMPASTIEFPLILQDGDMLVARSLLSVSKDGSILYGGNLEEGAEVRFGIGSRTLVNQYNPSEALLESQSLQACFIYSCIARKMFLDKELEKSFKIIENTAPSSGFFTYGEFFFNDQKTKLLNITTTLLFLREKGTVGDTEHHDRTKETIKNQSKTDGALFNLIDYVTTELKEQEKGFKSSKFQLDEFLKALDSVVIISRTDTDGIITYVNERFEEISGYTKEELIGKPHSIVRNPNVEDAVFAKMWETITKGNIWKGEFSNRAKDGSLYYVKSSIIPIHDENSEIIEYMAIREDVTSLVESRKKAEAAEAAQSMFLANMSHEIRTPMNGILGFSELLAKTKLDASQQKYIKAINSSTKILLDIVNDILDSSKITSNKIVFEKLAINPYEEFATTYELLKTTAQEKSINYVSEIDENISKCLLGDATRLRQIKINLLSNAIKFTPKFGEVRFTVSLVTSDAKSQTLLFSVEDSGIGIAKEKLQDIFKPFSQADASTTRKFGGTGLGLSISSDLIKAFGSELKVDSEVGKGSRFYFTMRFDICEDEVTKEVPAADAVCQNDEECNKLHLNVLAAEDYDVNRMLIESIFEKYKNIELSFAVNGKDAIEKLQQNDFDLVLMDINMPVLNGIDATRYIRQKLHRKVPIVALTANALEGDREKFLECGMDEYLSKPIDVEALENILCKYSKTETEMYSRYIDTVLERLKLKLGLSETVSKKLLKTFLESLKEILPELQEALELKDVQKVYETAHKLKGAAGALYIGEIYEIMLKIETAAQQGIIVECEEDMKQVCEYVTVLEKAL, from the coding sequence ATGAAACAGTATAACTACATTTATGACACACAAGATGCATTTCAAAACTTTTTACAAGAAAGATCCATCAAGAATGAGGGTCGAAATATTCTCATTCAAATGTTCACTTCAGAACACTCTTTGGAAGATGCTGTAAAAATAGCCGAGGAGATAACGACGGTGCTGCCTCACGCAGCCATCATCGGTGCTTCAACCGCAGGTGAGATAATTTCAGGAAAGATTCTTGAAAAAAGTACAGTGCTGAGCATCTCTGTTTTTGAAAAAACTTCCATTGAACTTTTCAGTGCTTCTGCCGAGGACTCATACAAACTTGGACTCTTGCTTTCAAAACAGATATTTAACGCAAAGACAAAATGTGTCATTACCTTTGTAGACGGCTTACAGCATAACGGGCAAGAGTATCTTCAAGGCTTAAATGCGATGAACTACAACAATGCTGTTATTGCAGGCGGTATGGCAGCGGATATGCTGCACTTTGAAAAGACTTACACGATATGCGGTACAAAAGTTTCTCGCGGCTGTGCCGTCTGTGTCGCACTCTCGGGTGAAGAGCTCGAAGTACTGCAGGATTACAATCTCGGATGGAGAGCGGTAGGTCCGATATTTACGATTACAAAATCAGACGGTGCAAGAGTCTATGAGATCAACAATCGCCCTGTAAAAGATCTCTATAAAGAGGTTTTGGGGAGTTTTGCAGTTGAAAATATGCCGGCTTCTACCATAGAGTTTCCTTTGATCTTACAAGATGGCGATATGCTCGTAGCGCGTTCTCTGCTCAGTGTTTCTAAAGACGGCAGTATACTTTATGGTGGTAATCTTGAAGAGGGTGCTGAAGTGCGCTTTGGCATTGGCAGCAGAACTTTGGTCAATCAGTACAATCCAAGTGAAGCGCTTCTGGAATCTCAGTCGCTGCAGGCCTGCTTCATCTACTCCTGTATCGCGCGGAAGATGTTTCTTGACAAAGAGCTTGAAAAGAGTTTCAAGATCATAGAAAATACAGCCCCTTCAAGCGGTTTTTTTACCTATGGGGAGTTTTTTTTCAATGATCAAAAGACGAAACTGCTCAATATTACAACAACACTGCTCTTTTTACGTGAAAAAGGCACAGTTGGTGACACAGAGCATCATGACAGAACCAAAGAGACTATTAAAAACCAATCAAAGACGGATGGTGCTCTTTTTAATCTCATAGATTATGTGACAACTGAGCTAAAAGAACAGGAAAAAGGCTTTAAAAGTTCAAAATTTCAGCTTGATGAGTTTTTAAAGGCACTCGATTCTGTTGTTATCATTTCTCGAACAGATACTGATGGGATTATCACTTATGTAAATGAGCGATTTGAAGAGATAAGCGGTTACACAAAAGAAGAGTTGATAGGAAAACCGCACAGTATTGTCCGTAATCCGAATGTAGAAGATGCAGTCTTTGCAAAGATGTGGGAGACGATTACAAAAGGAAATATCTGGAAGGGCGAATTTTCCAATCGGGCAAAAGACGGCTCTCTCTATTATGTGAAATCATCCATTATTCCTATCCATGACGAGAACAGCGAGATCATCGAGTATATGGCCATACGTGAGGACGTAACCTCTTTGGTGGAGAGCAGAAAAAAAGCCGAAGCTGCCGAAGCTGCACAGTCTATGTTCTTGGCAAATATGTCTCATGAGATTCGTACGCCTATGAACGGCATACTCGGTTTTTCAGAGCTGCTTGCCAAAACAAAACTTGATGCTTCGCAGCAGAAGTATATAAAAGCGATCAACAGCTCAACAAAGATACTGCTTGATATTGTCAATGATATTCTTGACTCTTCCAAGATAACAAGCAACAAGATAGTGTTTGAAAAACTTGCCATCAATCCTTACGAAGAGTTTGCGACGACCTATGAGCTTTTAAAAACAACGGCGCAAGAGAAATCGATTAACTATGTATCTGAAATCGATGAAAATATCTCAAAATGTCTGTTGGGCGATGCGACAAGACTGCGTCAAATCAAGATCAATCTGCTCTCAAATGCCATTAAGTTCACACCGAAGTTCGGCGAAGTGAGATTCACTGTCTCTTTGGTCACAAGTGATGCAAAGAGTCAGACGCTTCTTTTTAGTGTAGAGGACAGTGGTATAGGCATAGCAAAAGAGAAACTGCAAGACATTTTCAAACCATTCTCACAAGCAGATGCCTCCACTACTAGAAAATTTGGCGGTACGGGTTTGGGGCTGAGTATCAGTTCTGATCTCATCAAAGCCTTTGGCAGTGAACTGAAAGTAGATTCTGAGGTCGGTAAGGGAAGCAGATTCTATTTTACAATGCGTTTTGATATTTGTGAAGATGAGGTTACTAAAGAAGTGCCGGCTGCTGATGCAGTGTGTCAAAATGATGAAGAGTGCAACAAGCTGCACCTCAATGTGTTGGCAGCTGAAGATTATGATGTTAACAGAATGCTTATTGAATCCATTTTTGAAAAATACAAAAATATTGAACTCTCTTTTGCCGTTAACGGTAAAGATGCCATAGAAAAACTGCAGCAAAATGATTTTGATCTCGTGTTGATGGATATCAATATGCCTGTTCTCAACGGTATTGACGCAACACGCTACATACGCCAAAAGCTGCACAGAAAAGTGCCTATAGTCGCTTTGACTGCAAATGCTCTTGAGGGTGACAGAGAAAAATTTCTTGAATGCGGCATGGATGAGTATCTCTCAAAACCCATCGATGTGGAAGCATTGGAAAATATTTTATGCAAATATTCAAAAACCGAAACAGAGATGTATTCACGTTACATAGATACGGTTTTGGAGCGTTTGAAGTTAAAACTTGGACTTTCTGAGACAGTTTCTAAAAAACTTTTGAAAACTTTTTTAGAGAGTTTAAAAGAGATACTTCCGGAGCTTCAAGAAGCACTGGAACTTAAAGATGTTCAAAAAGTCTATGAAACTGCTCATAAGCTCAAAGGTGCGGCAGGAGCACTTTACATAGGTGAAATCTATGAGATAATGCTGAAAATTGAAACAGCGGCACAGCAGGGTATCATAGTTGAATGTGAAGAGGATATGAAACAAGTCTGTGAATATGTGACTGTTTTGGAGAAAGCACTTTAA
- a CDS encoding DedA family protein — protein sequence MIHELAQQLVDLIFAWGYLGIFIMMAIESSFIPFPSEIVLVPAGYLAANDEMSIGAIMAAALGGSLVGAFVNYYLAMSLGRRFLLRYGKYFFIKEETLLKMEEYFKKHGHISTFTGRLIPGVRQLISIPAGLAKMNLAEFTLFTLLGAGIWALILVLVGYFIGENQELIKAYLREITIIVFIVVVGLLLIYFRYHKKKDQ from the coding sequence ATGATACATGAACTCGCACAGCAGTTAGTTGATCTGATCTTTGCCTGGGGATATCTGGGAATCTTTATAATGATGGCGATCGAGTCGAGTTTTATCCCTTTTCCATCTGAAATTGTACTGGTACCCGCAGGATATCTCGCGGCAAACGATGAAATGTCCATAGGTGCCATTATGGCGGCTGCACTGGGCGGCTCTCTTGTAGGAGCATTTGTCAATTATTATCTTGCCATGAGTTTGGGGCGGAGATTTTTACTGCGCTATGGAAAGTACTTCTTTATCAAAGAAGAGACACTCTTAAAGATGGAAGAGTATTTTAAAAAACACGGGCATATCTCTACGTTTACGGGCCGTCTTATCCCTGGAGTGCGACAGCTTATCTCCATACCTGCTGGTTTAGCCAAGATGAATTTGGCGGAGTTTACACTCTTTACACTTTTGGGTGCGGGTATATGGGCTCTTATTTTAGTGCTTGTGGGCTACTTTATAGGCGAGAATCAGGAACTTATAAAAGCGTACTTAAGAGAGATAACGATCATTGTTTTTATAGTTGTCGTTGGACTTCTCCTGATATATTTTCGCTATCATAAAAAAAAGGATCAATAA
- a CDS encoding FtsW/RodA/SpoVE family cell cycle protein, with protein MTADRKLFTLVCILIGMSIILSYTLTPYTTILFGVSEFHFVIRQAIFGFMGIFIIFGLSQLDPDKWLKPIGFTLFFGSLILMIAMPFLPESIVSAVGGAKRWIKIGPVSLAPVEFFKVGFVYFLAWSFSRKLGHHANMGLSNEFKRFLPYAVVFVAAMFIIAFLQKDIGQVVVLGATLLFMLIFAGSSFRFFLAILGGIFTAITLFILTAEHRILRIKSWWSIAQNSVLGLLPDSMADKLRVPVEVEPYQIGNSLNAIHNGGFFGTGLADGTFKLGFLSEVHTDFVLAGLAEEFGFVGVFLVVFIFMWMLQRIFKVANRVDDTSLYLFSIGIGLVLAFSFLVNAYGISGITPIKGLAVPFLSYGGSSMLGASFGVGMVLMASKKADMS; from the coding sequence ATGACGGCGGATAGAAAGCTTTTTACCCTTGTTTGTATCTTGATAGGTATGAGTATCATCCTCTCATATACGCTGACGCCTTACACGACCATCCTTTTTGGCGTGAGCGAATTTCATTTCGTTATCAGGCAGGCAATTTTTGGTTTTATGGGTATTTTTATTATCTTTGGACTTTCACAGCTTGATCCCGATAAATGGCTCAAACCAATTGGTTTTACACTCTTTTTTGGTTCTTTGATACTGATGATAGCAATGCCTTTTTTGCCGGAGAGCATTGTTTCAGCAGTTGGGGGTGCAAAGCGTTGGATAAAGATCGGTCCTGTCTCTTTGGCACCTGTTGAGTTTTTTAAGGTTGGTTTTGTCTATTTCTTGGCGTGGAGTTTTTCACGCAAGCTAGGACACCATGCAAATATGGGACTCTCGAACGAATTCAAGAGATTTTTGCCGTATGCGGTTGTTTTTGTTGCGGCTATGTTCATTATCGCTTTTTTGCAAAAGGACATTGGACAGGTTGTCGTGCTTGGTGCGACACTTCTTTTTATGCTCATCTTTGCGGGCAGCAGTTTCCGATTCTTCCTCGCTATTTTGGGAGGGATATTCACGGCTATCACTCTTTTCATTTTAACGGCGGAACATAGGATCTTGCGTATAAAATCATGGTGGTCCATAGCGCAGAACTCGGTACTAGGACTCCTTCCTGATTCCATGGCAGATAAACTCAGAGTTCCTGTTGAGGTCGAGCCCTATCAGATAGGAAATTCGCTCAATGCCATTCACAATGGTGGATTCTTTGGAACAGGATTAGCCGATGGGACTTTTAAGCTCGGGTTTTTATCTGAAGTTCATACCGACTTTGTTCTTGCAGGGCTTGCTGAAGAGTTTGGTTTTGTAGGAGTCTTTTTAGTTGTTTTCATCTTTATGTGGATGTTGCAGCGGATCTTCAAGGTCGCCAACCGTGTTGATGATACAAGTTTGTATCTCTTTAGCATAGGTATCGGGTTGGTTTTGGCATTTTCATTTTTGGTAAATGCCTACGGTATCAGTGGAATTACCCCTATCAAAGGGCTTGCTGTTCCCTTCCTTTCTTACGGGGGTTCTTCAATGCTGGGTGCGAGCTTTGGTGTGGGTATGGTGCTGATGGCTTCAAAAAAAGCAGATATGAGTTAA
- the miaA gene encoding tRNA (adenosine(37)-N6)-dimethylallyltransferase MiaA: MSFRQLAIIGPTASGKSDLAIAIAKKIDAYILSIDSLSIYKEIDIVSAKPSKEELREVKHFGIDEIYPNEYFSVEIFIKLYKDVVQQCEKENKNLIIVGGTSFYLKSLLDGLSVLPEITSLIQEGVQEQLQNLSAAYELLQKIDPLYMKKIAPNDRYRIEKALLIYEASGEIPSVWFTENPPQPIIKNLPIFNIDVERALLRERIKKRTQKMYETGLIDEVCYLEQKYTRAPHAMGAIGIVEVLDYLDGKTTKDEMLELISTHTAQLAKRQQTFNRTQFKDITSAKLEELETLIFSSL, encoded by the coding sequence ATGAGTTTCAGACAACTCGCCATCATAGGACCAACAGCTTCGGGTAAAAGTGACCTTGCCATCGCCATTGCCAAAAAGATAGATGCCTACATTCTCTCCATAGACTCACTTAGTATCTACAAAGAGATTGACATAGTCTCCGCCAAACCATCCAAAGAAGAGCTGCGTGAGGTCAAGCATTTCGGCATCGATGAGATCTATCCAAATGAGTATTTCAGTGTCGAGATATTTATAAAACTTTATAAAGATGTAGTGCAACAGTGTGAAAAAGAGAATAAAAACCTCATCATTGTCGGTGGTACTTCTTTTTATCTCAAGTCCCTGCTTGACGGGCTTTCTGTTTTACCGGAGATAACTTCTCTCATTCAAGAGGGTGTGCAAGAACAGCTGCAGAATCTTTCTGCTGCTTATGAACTTCTGCAAAAAATCGACCCGCTTTACATGAAAAAAATTGCTCCCAATGATCGCTATCGCATAGAAAAAGCGCTGCTTATCTACGAAGCTTCAGGAGAGATTCCAAGTGTCTGGTTCACTGAGAATCCACCGCAGCCCATTATTAAAAACTTGCCGATATTCAACATAGACGTAGAAAGAGCTCTGCTGCGTGAGCGCATAAAAAAAAGAACACAGAAGATGTATGAGACAGGACTCATTGATGAAGTCTGCTACTTGGAGCAAAAATATACAAGAGCACCTCACGCAATGGGAGCTATCGGGATAGTAGAGGTTCTTGACTACCTCGATGGAAAAACAACAAAAGATGAGATGCTAGAGCTCATCTCCACCCACACCGCACAACTCGCAAAACGTCAGCAGACATTTAACCGCACACAGTTCAAAGATATTACAAGTGCAAAACTTGAAGAGTTAGAAACTCTTATTTTTTCTTCTTTATAG
- the mqnP gene encoding menaquinone biosynthesis prenyltransferase MqnP, with amino-acid sequence MQRLIQKAKDFNELVMFEHSIFSLPFIFIAMVVAADGWFGFGLLILGVLAALSARNFAMGVNRYADSDIDAKNPRTANRPNVDGRLDKSSILVFIIVNALVFIAVAYVINSLAFALSVPILAVLASYSYMKRFSSLAHVVLGVALGLAPIAGVIAVSAAIPLWSVLLSLGVIFWVAGFDLLYSLQDIDFDKDNDLYSIPSRYGADATLFISALFHALAVLFWLLFVWAAGLGFFAFVAAAGSGFVLAYEQRLVRRDFTQIDRAFFTVNGYLGIAFFVLIVLDRMVS; translated from the coding sequence TTGCAGAGACTGATACAAAAAGCAAAAGATTTTAATGAACTGGTGATGTTTGAACACTCCATTTTTTCACTGCCGTTTATTTTTATAGCTATGGTGGTGGCAGCTGATGGCTGGTTTGGCTTTGGACTGCTCATTTTGGGTGTGTTGGCTGCTTTGAGTGCTCGTAATTTTGCAATGGGTGTCAATCGTTATGCCGACAGTGACATCGATGCAAAAAATCCACGAACGGCAAATCGTCCCAATGTTGATGGCAGACTGGACAAATCAAGTATTTTGGTCTTTATCATTGTTAATGCTTTGGTATTCATCGCTGTGGCTTATGTGATCAACTCGCTTGCCTTTGCTTTGAGTGTTCCTATCCTTGCCGTACTTGCCTCGTATTCGTACATGAAACGTTTTTCCTCTTTAGCGCATGTCGTTTTAGGTGTAGCATTGGGGCTGGCACCTATTGCAGGTGTTATTGCCGTGAGTGCAGCGATCCCTCTTTGGTCGGTACTGCTTTCACTCGGTGTTATCTTCTGGGTTGCCGGATTTGATCTGCTCTATTCGCTGCAGGATATTGATTTTGACAAAGATAACGATCTCTACTCCATTCCTTCACGCTACGGTGCGGATGCAACGCTTTTCATCTCTGCTCTTTTTCATGCTTTGGCGGTTCTTTTTTGGCTTCTTTTTGTCTGGGCGGCAGGGCTCGGCTTTTTTGCATTTGTCGCCGCAGCGGGAAGCGGCTTTGTGCTTGCCTATGAACAACGGCTAGTGAGACGGGACTTTACGCAGATAGACCGCGCTTTTTTTACGGTAAATGGTTATCTCGGGATCGCTTTTTTTGTTCTTATCGTACTTGACAGGATGGTATCATGA
- a CDS encoding peptidylprolyl isomerase, which produces MAWATARHILVDDEAKCNELKTEIENGADFGEIAKQYSTCPSSRNGGDLGQFGPGQMVPEFDKAVFSGDVGVVYGPIQTQFGYHLLEVTGRG; this is translated from the coding sequence ATGGCATGGGCAACAGCGAGACATATACTTGTAGACGATGAAGCAAAATGTAATGAATTAAAAACAGAGATAGAAAACGGAGCTGATTTCGGCGAAATAGCCAAACAGTACTCGACGTGTCCTTCTTCACGCAACGGCGGGGATTTAGGGCAGTTTGGTCCGGGGCAGATGGTGCCTGAATTTGATAAGGCTGTATTTAGCGGTGATGTCGGTGTGGTTTACGGACCGATTCAGACACAGTTTGGCTATCATTTGTTGGAAGTTACAGGCAGAGGATAG